In Cicer arietinum cultivar CDC Frontier isolate Library 1 chromosome 7, Cicar.CDCFrontier_v2.0, whole genome shotgun sequence, the genomic window TCACCGTTACTGTTTCGATTCTCGCTTTTTTCACAGTTATTGTAATTGTGTTGGTTAGAAAACAGAGCACCGGAGGGAAATCCGAATCTTCGGAAACTCCACCTCCGGCGGCGGTAATGGAAGTGAGAACTGAAATGGAAACAGATGCGAAGGTGAAGAAGATGGAGGAAGCGCATAGGAGTGGGAAATTAGTGTTCTGCTGCGGGGAGTTGCAGGAGTATACGCTGGAGCAGCTGATGAGGGCTTCGGCGGAGCTATTGGGAAGAGGGAGTGTTGGGACCACTTATAAGGCGGTGATGGATTCGCAGTTGATATTGACTGTGAAGAGGTTGGACGGTGGAAAAACTGGTGTGACAAGTGGGGAAATTTTTCAGAAGAATATGGAGACTGTGGGTAGGCTTCGTCATCCTAATTTGGTTCCTTTGAAGGCTTTTTTTCAGGGTAAAGGAGAAAGACTTGTTATTTATGATTATCAACCTAATGGAAGCCTCTTCAACCTTGTTCAtggtattaattaattaattagtatttgTTTTTTTCAGCATTTAGCTTATTATCTTTGAAGCACTGATAGACGATACTGATACAGTTCCGCCTTTGATTAGAGGTGTCGGGATGAGTTTATTATAGTTGTTAGTTATTACATTACATGTGATATGTGATATTATATCTGTGATATGATTTTGTACTGTTAAATTGGGTAGATAATTTTGACATGCTGCGGTGGAAACGGGGGTTGGGTTAGGATTGTAATGAGGGAAGCAACAAATGGAACTATGGAAGAATAGTGTAGGGGAAAAGTTGTGGGGCCTGATGCTGGAATTAGAGTTTGATTTTATGGATTGTGTGTTGTCTTGCTATTGGTTGTCCTTGATGTGTAATGTGTTTGGATTGGCTTATTTGGTGTTGTTTGTCTCTTTTATACTTGCCTCTACTGAATTATTTATCTGGTTTTGGGACCCAGATTCTTCAGAAATGGATTCCCTGCTGTCGCGGGCACAGTGACAGCTCTTGGCCATCTGATTTGGGTTATGCTTTGCTTTGTAGTTTAAGCCAATTTAAATGTAGTTATCTAAGTTTAATTTAGTGGCCGATATTGATTACCATGTACATTTGCGTGATTTTACTACTGCAGAGAATTTGAGTCTAGATTCTTCTAGTTAGGATAACCACGCCGTAAAGGAATCTTGGCTGATGgataatgaatgaaaaattgGACAGTTTGTATTCATATTTTATCAAACTGGCtttaaaatacaattcaaaatataaGCTGTTTGATTTTCTATGGTAGTCCAAATCTGTGACTGGAGAGAATTCAATTCAGTTTGCTTGAGAGTTGTATGGCATTAACACCGACAATCACGGGGTTGGGTTGTTTTTGGTACTATGGACTATTTTGGCAAAATGTTTGATTAAATTTCAATGTTTGGCATGTTTTGTTGACTACTGTATTTTGCTTGTCCAttgttatttcatatttttacttTGTATGAAAAATCAActattattcttattaatacGAAGAATGTGCAAATGGACATCGGTTGATTTCAGTATGCTCCATTTGATGTTTGGGGATTTTTTCTTAACTTGGGTAGCTGGTGCATGTGCAGGTTCACGATCGGCGCGAGCAAAGCCTCTGCATTGGACATCATGCTTAAAAATAGCAGAAGATGTAGCTCATGGACTTGCTTATATACATCAAGTTTCGTCTTTGATTCATGGCAATCTAAAATCCTCTAATGTCCTTCTTGGAGGAGACTTTGAAGCTTGTGTTACGGACTATTGTTTGACCTTCCTCATAGATTCTTCATTCACCGAAGATCCTGATTCTGCAGCCTATAAAGCACCAGAGGTTCGAAAATCCATCCACAGGGCAAATTCAAAGTCTGATGTGTATGCTTTTGGTGTGTTGCTATTGGAGCTTTTGACAGGTAAACATCCTTCCAAGCATCCTTTCCTCGCACCAACGGATTTGCAAGATTGGGTTAGAGCAATGAGGGATGATGATGTTAGTGAAGATAACCGGCTAGAAATGCTCACTGAGGTTGCCAGTATTTGCAGTGCAACCTCGCCGGAGCAGAGGCCAGCTATGTGGCAAGTCCTTAAGATGATACAAGAAATAAAGGATAGTGTTTCGATGGACGATGGTGCACTCACTGGATTCTCATAGTTAGTGTGCAAATCTGAGTAAATTTTATGCAGagaaaacaatcacaagaagtAATGTCAACTCCTCTTGTTGAAGATGAAAGAAAATCGCTCTTGGAGGAACTTCGGGAGTGACTTTGCATGCCAAGTTTAACATTCATTTTTCGAGGGATCTCAGTAAAACATGGGAACCATAGGATATTATGGTTTTAATGTATGCTGTGGCTTGTTAGTGGGGTGTTATACTAGTTCTAACACGAggaaataaaattcatataaatatatttcagCTTATTTCGAAATTTCTTCTGTTTATATCTCACAAGCAACGAATGTTTGTATTAAATTGAATCGTGATGGTAAAGAACATGATAGACATAAATGGATACCACAGCAAGATCATATCAGTTCTAGTAATTCAGCAAACTGGCATCCAAACTACACACACTTAAAATTTCTCATAGGTATCATATAGCATGGTCCACAAAAGAAAGGAAGCATGAAGGAATAACAAGTTTCATCCATTTTCTACTTTGTTATTTCATTTAGACAGCcattaaaatattagaaaatatctttgAGATATTTCAtagaattaatttataatcatagagatattttaaaatattttttattaaatattttttattattattatgatttgtttataatttaagatcgagtctatgtttctctataaatagatattaatatcaagtcttttgtaatcaagttaactattatcaataatattcaaacttttattattttctctcttctttttctctaaaGTCCTACAACtttaacatggtatctagagcatATTTCCTTGAACGATCTCATCTTTATTCCGCTGCTAAGTTCTCGTTAGTTtgggaatataatcatagtttctcttttccaacGTGATCATTCCTTTTTCAAACCACTGTCGTGCCACATTCTGACAACGGTTTCACTTGTTTTCCGCTCAGTTCGCTACAATCGTCGTCACCGCCATTGTTTCCGGTAAAAGACCACTTCTATTGTATGCGAAATCTCCCATTCTATCATTCTCTctcatttttctctttctctacCAACAATCATGGCAGGTTTGGCTCCGAAAGCTTCACAATTTGATGCTAAGCAGTGCTATTCCATGTCGTTGGTATACTGTGGCACTCATTGACAAGATAGGAAGATATGCAATTCAATTGATGAGATTCTTTTATATGATTGTCTTCGTGTTTGCTCTTGTCATTCCTTATGAACATTCGACTCATAAGGATTACCGTATAGGATTTGTCGCATTGTACTCATTGACCTTCTTTGCAAATTTTGAGCGGATGTGTTGCATTGTACTCACTGACCTTCTTCTTTGCAAATTTTGAGCCAAACACTACCACATTTGTTGTGCTGATAGAGATTTTTTTTGCTAGATCCCGATCTACTTGCCATGGAATATCATCAGCAACGAGGAAACTCGGGGCTATAGTTGGTGCATTTGGGTTCTTGTATTAGGCAAAAACAAGGACAAGAGTGAAGCAGATGTTGGGTACCCATCAGGTATTGCGGTGAAAAATTATTTGCTTATGTTGGGTGTGGTTAACATTTTGGGcttcttttttacttttttggtGCACGATTATTCTTTCTCCGACGGTTTCAGATTTGTCCTTACCTTTCAATTTTAATCAACGGAAACATACGTTCTTGTTCAAAGAGTTGTTATTTCTCCTTTTTTGGACGCATTTAGTCGTTGTCTCTTCTGTTTTGAACGCATTTTCTAACTTCGTTGATCGATTATTACTTCGTTTTGTTAGAGTGTTGCTTCTTCTTCATTGTTTGTCATGTAATTTAGTTATCACTAATAgattataggctaaattacatctgtggtcccttaatttaatttcaagtaacgttttagtcatttattttttttttctctcgatttagtcctttattcctaacaatatcaaataaagtatgaaaatatgagtttatttgaatatttgcgttatgaatttgatgaaatttgtattatattgaagaatataattaattttatgagttttgattaaatttttttttgaatttttgtataaaaaaggataacattgttgaaattttaaaacataaaatatcaaattgtcacttaaaattaaaataaatgatcaagtcgaaaaaaaaaaaaaaaagataaaagactaaaaccttatctgaaattaagttaagggaccac contains:
- the LOC101494845 gene encoding probable inactive receptor kinase At5g67200, which gives rise to MCRSITPFLLFFYFLTFTLASSTNTTLPPDAVSLLSFKQNADLNDNLLYTLNERYDYCEWQGVKCAQGRVVRYVVQGLGLNGFFPPNTLTRLDQLRVMSLRNNSLFGPIPDLSPLVNLKSLFLDRNNFSGSFPPSILFLHRLITLSLSHNNLTGSLPVQLTLLDRLISLRLDSNFFTGSLPPLNQTALKVFNVSANNLTGPIPVTQTLARFKPTSFSENPGLCGEIVHKQCGPRSRFFGSSNATVSSSAPLSQSEQSQGIVVVPSKNSKKSHKRTGLIIVFTVTVSILAFFTVIVIVLVRKQSTGGKSESSETPPPAAVMEVRTEMETDAKVKKMEEAHRSGKLVFCCGELQEYTLEQLMRASAELLGRGSVGTTYKAVMDSQLILTVKRLDGGKTGVTSGEIFQKNMETVGRLRHPNLVPLKAFFQGKGERLVIYDYQPNGSLFNLVHGSRSARAKPLHWTSCLKIAEDVAHGLAYIHQVSSLIHGNLKSSNVLLGGDFEACVTDYCLTFLIDSSFTEDPDSAAYKAPEVRKSIHRANSKSDVYAFGVLLLELLTGKHPSKHPFLAPTDLQDWVRAMRDDDVSEDNRLEMLTEVASICSATSPEQRPAMWQVLKMIQEIKDSVSMDDGALTGFS